A genomic region of Staphylococcus roterodami contains the following coding sequences:
- the rplC gene encoding 50S ribosomal protein L3: protein MTKGILGRKIGMTQVFGENGELIPVTVVEAKENVVLQKKTVEVDGYNAIQVGFEDKKAYKKDAKSNKYANKPAEGHAKKADAAPKRFIREFRNVDVDAYEVGQEVSVDTFVAGDVIDVTGVSKGKGFQGAIKRHGQSRGPMSHGSHFHRAPGSVGMASDASRVFKGQKMPGRMGGNTVTVQNLEVVQVDTENKVILVKGNVPGPKKGLVEIRTSIKKGNK, encoded by the coding sequence ATGACCAAAGGAATCTTAGGAAGAAAAATTGGGATGACACAAGTATTCGGAGAAAACGGTGAATTAATCCCTGTAACAGTAGTAGAAGCTAAAGAAAATGTTGTATTACAAAAGAAAACTGTTGAAGTTGATGGATACAACGCAATCCAAGTTGGATTTGAAGACAAAAAAGCATACAAAAAAGATGCAAAATCTAATAAATATGCTAATAAACCAGCTGAAGGTCACGCTAAAAAAGCTGACGCAGCACCTAAGCGCTTCATTCGTGAATTCCGCAATGTAGACGTGGATGCTTACGAAGTAGGTCAAGAAGTCTCAGTAGATACTTTTGTAGCTGGCGACGTAATTGACGTAACAGGCGTATCAAAAGGTAAAGGTTTCCAAGGTGCAATTAAACGCCACGGACAATCTCGTGGACCTATGTCACACGGTTCTCATTTCCACAGAGCACCAGGTTCTGTAGGTATGGCTTCAGATGCTTCAAGAGTATTTAAAGGCCAAAAAATGCCAGGACGTATGGGTGGAAACACAGTAACTGTTCAAAACTTAGAAGTAGTTCAAGTTGACACAGAAAACAAAGTTATCTTAGTAAAAGGTAACGTACCTGGACCTAAAAAAGGTTTAGTAGAAATCAGAACTTCAATTAAAAAAGGTAATAAATAA
- the rpsJ gene encoding 30S ribosomal protein S10, with translation MAKQKIRIRLKAYDHRVIDQSAEKIVETAKRSGADVSGPIPLPTEKSVYTIIRAVHKYKDSREQFEQRTHKRLIDIVNPTPKTVDALMGLNLPSGVDIEIKL, from the coding sequence ATGGCAAAACAAAAAATCAGAATCAGATTAAAAGCTTATGATCACCGCGTGATTGATCAATCAGCAGAGAAGATTGTAGAAACAGCGAAACGTTCTGGTGCAGATGTTTCTGGACCAATTCCGTTACCAACTGAGAAATCAGTTTACACAATCATCCGTGCCGTGCATAAGTATAAAGATTCACGTGAACAATTCGAACAACGTACACACAAACGTTTAATCGATATTGTAAACCCAACACCAAAAACAGTTGACGCTTTAATGGGCTTAAACTTACCATCTGGTGTAGACATCGAAATCAAATTATAA